In Ornithodoros turicata isolate Travis chromosome 1, ASM3712646v1, whole genome shotgun sequence, the DNA window TTTCCAGTGGCACGCCGTCgcgcgtttcccatttcacagtgCCTTCGGTCTCCCTAATGTTGCACTGATTTCCGCCGCTGGTACttatttgtggacatgtccacgtctACATTCGTATTTACGTGCAAACCTTTCAGATGCCGTTGCGAGACGCACAGATGACGTCTGTCTATTATGCCGCTGCGACTGAGAGTGGAGTACTGACTGACAATTTGTAGCTGAGCATAAGCAACAATAACAGTTTTGTTAATACTGCGCAGGGTGTGCACTAAAAAAATGTTGTACTGGGAAGTGCTACCAAGTGGctcattgctggaggtgccgtCTTTATTGCAGCTgcaagaagtaacaaaaaactgtCATTAGCTTAACTTACATTACATTAACTTACGTAAAGCATTAACCTACATTACATAGGTAGCATATGCATCCCCTGAGCCCCTATATTATTTGATCAATTAGACAGGATTTGGTCAATAAGAGGAAGGTTGCACCAAGCCAGTCCAGGCTAACACTTGTCGGTAGAATGCGCccctcattatttttttattaatctATGTCACAAATAGGTGTCACTACAATTTCCATCGCAGAAAGGCGTGGTACCTATGCGATGTAGGCTGACagtttttgttacttctttttgcGGCTGTAATGAAGACGGCACCTCCAGCAATCAGCCGCTGGTAGCGCTTCGCAGTACAGAATTTAATTTAAAAATTAACACCTTGCGCGGTATTGACAAAAGTTGTTGCTATACTCGACTACTCCTGTCAGTACTCCAATCTCAGTTTCTGCGGCATAATAGACAGACGCCATCTGTTGGTGTCGCAACGGCATATAAAATGCTTGCTCGTAAttaagaatgccgacgtggacatgtccacaaacAAGTGCCTACAGCGGGAATCAATGCAACATCAGGAAAACCGAAGGCAAGTGCAATTCAAAACGCGCGATGGcgtgccactcgaaagtggaATCTGAGTGCAAGGCCACAACGACGAAACCTGGGCACAGAGAAGAATTCGCTGCGTTCACCTTACTAAAATAATGcgacatatttttgcagctggatttAGGGGATATGTTGGCCTTTAtgtaaccgcaaaattattggaataagtattgcTGCAGCTGAGGTGtgccataccaaacatcggcaattttctgctcaCACCTAACTTTACTAACATATCTTTCCGAAAAGAAACAGATTACAATGGTTTTCTATAGATATTGAACGATCGAGGAAAGATTGCGCATTAAAAGCATACTTCATTTACGAATATCTGACCTGCCGACGACGAGCTATGAGCGCCAAAACATGTAcaatttttgtcatatctgctgacTTTTGCATTTTTTCTTAAGCGGCCATTTAAAGTGACACTATTTTCACTCCGTACAGGTATACTAGAGTGCCCCGACTTTACGTGGGCTCCCGAGGAGGGCTGTGACGCGAATGAAATACCAGcagtaaggctgcaaagtcgcGAGAAAATATCACATTGCGAGGAAGGCGCCACCttaccccctctccatctgtggactggttgatcgtaggaaaCTCCGGgtacctgctttcgtcttcactcAAGGTCGTttacagcatttttttttttttcactgaaatcaaaaaatgtcatcggcggacctcggtcgatttaaaatggaattacccagCGATATATACCGTCTGAGGGGTGTCTTGAAAGAACTTTGATATCCGTTACGTCAGCGGTGTAGACCGCCTGAACCGCACTCTTcggaatgaacttcaccgtgtcacaaaaaagggcgtacgcctctagttttcaacaaattagagcagataacgatatcattctgggtgatggtgggctaggagcgttctatgtggtgaagttcattttaagagtgcTATACCGTCATAAAAACGGCGGCCATCTGTTTCGgaatggttaatttacgattatttagAAGACCGCTTTCTGAAAATGAAGGGTGATCACAGACGCAGTTCGTATGGACTTTCAGAATATCGTAAGCTATTGTTTCAAAAAGTGTTCAAATTGTTTCTTATTTCAATTACCGTCATCGACATCATGACatcgatatatttttttttttaatttgcagATAGGTCGCATCTGCTATTAGGACTGTAATGCATTAGTCGTGCATGTAACACTTGATTGATGTGAATTTgatgttttcttcttttaaCGCGGTGCGACATTATTCACACCATGGTTGTTGATGGGCGCCATCAAAATAAAAATCTATGCTCATTGAATTATCATGAGCGAAAATGACGCTCTCGCTAATGTATTTAATAAATACTTTGGTGATATCGCAGAGTACGCGAAATGTGACAATTTGGATCGCCGCCTCACAAAAGAAGTAGGATAACTGTACTGGAAACATGCATGAGGTCCTGCACGTTTTGTGGTGCAAATGTTTTCTTGAGAGATATAAGCTTGGCTGTCAAACATGTCACTTTATTGCAGTACTTGTCCTACAGGACTTTTCGTATGATACAGTAAAAGATGTTCATAGGTGAAGTATTATGCTGCGATAATATATTGTACATCACATCGTATTGTAATACAAAGCACAAAGGTAGCAACACAATGGAAAAATGTTTTACTAGCGTGGACAGTATAGCCGTTGGGAGCCACGATAGGAAATATTGTCCCAAACGCAATCGACGAGTCCTATACTATGCAGAGGTCTTGCAGGAAACACTCCAAGCAATTCTGCGCAGGCAATTAACGATGGCATTCCGAACGTAAGCGAGAACCGTGTTCGGAAGTACTAGAAAATGATTCCGCATTTAACCACTTGGTTATAATACACTAGTATTCCGCGGAGGTATCTTCTTATACCTGTCGCACGGTCACTACTCGATTGGTtatataaaaaaagggggggatcAGAAAAAGCGATGTGGAGCTTCAGCGGCGCAATTGATCAGTATGCCGCCAAGAAAGGTTCCTCTCACGCATTATCGCAGCTCGGGCCAAAATGTCGCAGCAATGCTTCAAAGTCCTTCCGAAGCTTCCGGAGCTCCTCGTCTCGGATTTTGAGTTCGTTCTTGTGTTTCTCCTCTTCTTTTTGTCGTTCTTGTTTCTCACGACTGCACTCCTCACGCGCCTGGCGGATTTCCGCTTCCAGGCTGTTCATTTGCACCTTCATCTCATGCATGCACATCGCGTGTTTCTCGAGCGTCAAGTGATGTTCCATTTCGTCATCGCCTGCCTTGAATGTGCACCCCAAAGCGGCCATCTTGCAAAGTTTCGGTGTTTTGCGGCAACCGGCGCCATGTTCCTCTAAGCTGCCGCGTCTAATGCTCTCTTGGTTGCAGTACTGACATGTGACCGGATAATCCTAACAGTCCATAAAGTGACTCCCAATCTCGGAGACGAAATAGTTCCCGTGGCAGAAACGGCACTCCTGCGTACGCCTGGGACACTCATCGGTCAAGTGTTTTGGCAGGTCGGTGTTGGAGACAATGGAAGAACACTCGTTGGGACACGGCGTCGGGCGTCGAGGGCAGGTGCGGAGGTGGTCCACACAGTTATGAGGGATGGCCGTTTGATACTTGCAGCCAAACATTGAACCAGGACAGAGCAAGAGGCTGCTTCCGTTGCAGCGGGAACAACGAGGCGCTTGCGAAGGTTCCTTGTTCAGTAAGCACTTCTTGCATACGTAATGCTCACAGGTGGTTGCTTTCCAGAGGTACATGGAGGATGCCCCACAATACTCGCACATTCCCAACGAGTCCAGCGACGGCGGGGGATAAAAACGGACGGCAGGCATGTTGGGACGAGATGTTCCTCCGAGTGCGATGGGATGCAAACGCTGCAGGGGCGAGAACAGCTCGAACGATGAACTTTACTGCACGTAATGAAGATATCGGGTTTCCTATGAGGCGACTATGACGGCAGTTACGTAGCGTGCTCTAATCTGTGATGACCCATAGCTTAAGTGCGGTATGGCGATAAGGGCTTCCAGGAAATGGAGTGGCGTCGTATCAGTAGCAACGGTCGCTTAAGTTGTGGGATATGTGTGTAGTGTACTAGCCCAAGcaccacaatgtactgaaagtcgagtgcaataggggtggacggttaggtggaaggccttaaacagactcctgaaaccaAAGAATATTGATAAAACACGTagcgtccacccctattgcactcgactttcagtacattgtgctgcttgggagtctTTGATTGTTGCTATGACAAGTACAAGGAGCCTTGTTGGAAGAAGGAGAACGCCATGGTGGTGGGCTACAGTGCACGGTAGAGTTTTTTTCGAATCCCCGAAAATTAATCACCGTTGAAGCGCTGAggccggacagttgctcaccgtcTTCGTCAGCCAGTTGTTACGTAGCGACTTTCCTTGTCGTTTTTTCCGAACGTAACAGTACATACGGAGCGCTGCAATTGCTTATGTGTacataaaagaaaaacatcaggggccctattctcgtcaaactAATCGACGTCGATAACGGCGTTCTCACCTACGTTCGGCACCAAAGTGATAAAGGCGCAGAAAATGACTGACTCCTCGAAGATATACCTGACTATTTTGGTCGTGTATTAGTGACCACAGATGAACATTCGATGCTGTCGCATTGTCATTGTGTTTATCGTTACAAGTATCGTTAGAAGTGCGCACACGTGAAATGAATCCgtttcatcttttctttttttttttgttatcggTGAATGTGGAAACTGAGTTGAAGTGTAGAAAGACGTGAAGGTGTCTATTTTAATACACGAGACACCAAGCGCACGTGTTGACAAGGAAGCTGAGGAACCCAGGAAGGGAAGTGCCAAGGACAATGACAAGGGGACGCATTCCCTCCTAAGCCTTCATCTCTGCGTTGCACATATTTTACTTGTGCTGCTTGTGCCGCTTGCTTGCTGTCCCCGACTTCTCGTACTTTATGGTCCGAAACAGTCATTTCGAAGCAACAAATTCATGAGAAATAGGATACCTATTGACCAGGACCAGGATACCAGGACTCTCAGTTCCACTCTCCGCCTGTACCGGCACGACCAATACAACATATCCCATTCGTAATAAACGATACGAGGGACCTCGCGGTGGACACATAACTGGAAAAGGACATTTCCCGAATTGAAATGCTTTCAGTCGTTCGACCACATCGCTGCCACATTTTTATCTTTACAGACGAGGAGAAGACTTTGCTCTATCATTCCACGATAGATTAACAGATTATGGTGAGCGCGGACGCGTTACCAAAGGCATGCTGGAACAGCGCGCTgattttcttcttattttgctTTCGTCACTGATCGTCCTCTCCCATTTCGGAGACAATCAAATCTGCCTTACCTCCTGAAGAGAAAATCTGTCCTGgggctttaaaggggcactaaagtgcaaaaatataTCTTGGCAATATAAAAGATCCCGTCAATCTAAGAATAATCCAAAAGGATTGCGCCATTTGGAATTAAAACGTGAATGAAGGTGCCGATTTCGAGGTTCCTCTTTCCTTCGTCCCAATCGGTGCAAAACGTCAAGGGTACGTCACCCCCAGCGCATCCAATTATCAAagcaaacaagttgcgggaacTGCCCATTTCCGCATTTCTTTGTCCAATCAGCAAAGTGCGAGGGAAGTTCCGACTTGGGTGTGACGCGTAGGGATACACACTTCGCCGGAGCCCATCTATAGCAGCGGGAGCTTTCGCTGATACAGCCACATAATACGGAAACAGACACAGAATGAGGCAGCGTTCATGCGGGGCAACTTTTTTCAGCAACTGTGCTGTTGGTCGACCGAAACCGGGAACCTGAGTTGCTCGGCATCGTTCTCCGAGTGAAACTTCGAGAAGTTTTTGTGCACCCGCCAATCTGTGACGGGTGGCAACCTGTGGCAATCTTGGTTCATGGGTTCCAATCCTGCAGTGTCAGCTGAGaaatatgtttcttttttttttctaccaatGCCACACAAACATGTGAACAGCCATTTATTGAAGATAATGATGATCTTCTGGCGCAAAAAACGACTAAGATTTGGTAAACagtagcagaaaaaaaaaaaagaagccatcagttagattcgaacccacattttccaGTTGCTGTAAGGTTGCATGAAGGTGGAGCCGTGGGAGGAGCtacccagagccgtatattaaaagggagtcttgTCATTCgcaggagtcacaaaaagaggctcgacctgtcaatcacagtttcggtcctgtgattggtttgctttttaccaagggggtcgccatgacaccttaccaccacccaaaatggcgacgaaaacaaaagcAGTGAAGCGAgcatttcgtgacaaaaaaatattcacagactaccctgattttacgctgcaaatgtacatcctcatatacgtttcccggaaatcagtttcaacttatgctcatccactgatatctaactgaaaattatacgttttgttaacgtgttaggcctagtgaacacggcgatcataatgaaataataacaaaaacggcactgtgctgtacaatgttatatttaattgctggatttcatggatataaacattcttgccttttatattccaactattcatgtagatgtgtttaaaaatcataccgctgaccataggtcggcgaattcactcatgatgtccatcaccgacattattcaccatcacatcactcagaatgatgtgatgttgagtgatgggcaatgatgttatgtgatgttgagtttgatgttgaatgatgggcaatgatgttatgtgatgttgagtttgatgttgaatgatgggcaatgatgtgatgtgatgttgagtttgatgttgaataaTGAATAATGATGTTAAgtgaatttgaattttatgttgaattatgagcaatgatgtgatggtgacagCAATGTTGAGTGACGAGCAATGATTTGATGCTGAGTTTGATGTTTATTTATGTGCGAAGATGAGATATTGAATTTGAAGACCCTGCGATGGGTTTTTCAAGTTGAAATCTACGGTTTAGGTTGTGGGGTTCATAGTAGTCGTGGGTGGTTGGATGGGTGCATACAACTGCCCATAGAGTAAGCATTGTAAGTATGCATGACTAGACATGAATAAGGTACCCCATTTTCAGCGTACCTGTTCTCGTGCCCTGTGAAAATCAGAGCTTAGCGGTAGTGGCGGGAAGGTTTCAGTTGTGTGTGTGACCTTGCTGCTGGTGGGTGGGTGTGAGGGAGAGGAGAGTTTGCAGTTCACCGTTATGTTCAGGCATTGGGGTCGGGGTCTCGGTCGTTTGGGCGGAGCTGCACTTGGATGAATAACAAGGAGCAAGGGAGGTGGGCTGACCTTGGCGCGCTCGCGCTCTTAGTCTTGCGTCGCCTCAGAGCAGGTGTGGTGTTACGGGGATGGCTCCAGCATTAAGAGCGGCGGGCTGTTATGTTTGATGTGTCATGTGTGGGCagggaagggcttgccgttctgCGTTGTATTTAGAGTTGGGGACTCTGTGGTGCTGCACTTGGATGTCATCCGTAAGAGACAGAAAATGAGGGTTGACCTTTGCGTTCTCGCGTTGTTTGGTTGGCATCGCTTCAGAGCAGGTGCGTTGTGGAGGTTGGTTCCTGAGAATAAAGAAGCGGCGCGTTCGGGCTTATAAATCGGTTATGAAAATTAGTCTCTTTgcactccttccttttctttttattactgcTGGCAATGAACCATTCCTGGTGTCTCGGCGAATGAGCGGGTACATGGAAAAATGGGACGAGTATTGTGCAGTATGAACTCGGGGAAAGGCACTGTcacgtgaacaaaatgacagcatCAATTGCCCGACATCGTTTTGGGCAACCAGAGCATACCACGCTTCCGCCTTATGAtttttttcgcaattttttgcAAAGGCAGACTGCAAGCATAAATGAAAAATTGTCCAGGGGAATGTGGCATGAAACTGGGTTGCATAATTTTGTCTTATAACCACGCGTACTCTGCACGCGTACAGCCGACGTCGTTATCCGAACTTTTCTTTTGTTCCTGAGTGCCGCGGTCAAAATAGTTTTCTGTCAGGAACAGCCTAACAGGTTTAGTACAGAATAGGAAACAAAGTGACGACTGTGATGGTCCGCAGGTATGGTCGGTGACTGTATTCGACACGTCAATGAAGTCACTGCAAGAGAGACGACTCAcataaaagaaaatacctgtAGAAAGATTCGGCCTCACGTACAGTGTGCTCTCACGCCTGGACATTTAAACACTTCGTGGCAATGGAACCGGTATATAGACACTTCGAACTGCTGAAACCGTTGTCCGGCCTGACCTTTCGAGCGCCGTCGAGTTTTTGATACACTCCGGTTCTGGAATAGGATCACAGATCACTACGACGATCCCAAAGGAACTGCGCATGGTTGCGAGCGTTTCTTCCAGGTTTCAGCCAGGTTTAGCATAGAACGTGACTCACATGATATTCACGTTGTTCGGCCCATGTCGTATAGACGatatcaaaccaaaccaacgaTGCTTCAAGCCGAGACAGCCCTTTGGTATCAGAGGTAACAGGGGAAGCAGGCCCGCGTACAGCCGAACTAGCGGATGCACGAAACATGCCGCCAAAGAGCGTTCGCGCCGGTtgaagccgactgtgagcggTTGAATGCAGAACCCAGTGCAGTACTGCGTGGATGGGAAGCGGACTGGAGAGACGTGTCGGCCGTTTCATCAATCACGGCTGCCCATGgacgttcccaggattttttttccaGGGGAGGGGGAAAGTGCCAGGGGAGGCAAGCGTGCTATCGCCTACCACCTCATTTTCTGGAGGCGGTCGTTGCGGACTGTGCGTGTGCTCAGAGGTTCTTATTATGACTTCTGAAAATATGTctaaagtagaaagaaaaaatgggcaCGTATGTGCATTGGTGCGACCAGTtattccaggacgcttgacgtgtgaaagcactgaatgatttagaagattatttcagcacttgaggtagttcgccagtgcACACATCTACAAGACAAGGTATATTCCATTACCTGTTGCAAAAGAATGCCACCGTGTTCACACATTCAGCTGGGAGATTCAATTATACATGAACAGCGACCCGTTGATAATCAATAAAGGAGTGctcataaatatgcactaaaaactctgcagaagtatgcatgcaactatgcacctcaaaatatgcattaaaattGTTAATGTAAGTATTGTTTTGGATCGTTTTTGGTGTGAAGGTATACAACAAAGAAGGCATGCACCacagacatcgtctgctttttgCGCCGTACCACAGTGcatattgaataataatataTTCGGGAGTAAATTTACGCGCATCGTAAGTTAGCCCATTCCATTTGTGTGAAGAGatgc includes these proteins:
- the LOC135388624 gene encoding TNF receptor-associated factor 4-like — protein: MPAVRFYPPPSLDSLGMCEYCGASSMYLWKATTCEHYVCKKCLLNKEPSQAPRCSRCNGSSLLLCPGSMFGCKYQTAIPHNCVDHLRTCPRRPTPCPNECSSIVSNTDLPKHLTDECPRRTQECRFCHGNYFVSEIGSHFMDC